In Desulfobacter hydrogenophilus, the genomic stretch CGACTGATGCGCTTTTTCCAGATCCCCAAATCTTAGGCAGGTCGAATTTATCGTAAGCGTTGATTACCTTAACAATCGCATCGTTAAGCTTTTCCTCGGTAATGTGACGCTGATTAACCCATGCAATTTGGTAACGAGAGAAATCTTTGATCGATCTTGATGTCTGAGTCACACCCAGATTACAGCCGTAACAAAACATGGCAACGATATAGTTTTTAAACGGTTCTTTCAACTTAGATTCGAAGCCGGAAATAGGTCCCAAGCATTTGTCCCAATTCAGCCACTTCCTTGTGTCATTTAAAACATCTAAAATCGTGACCGGTTCTAAACGCTCTGCAATTATTGATTCCAATCTTTTCAAACCTTGGATGGTCGAGGCTTTAGGCGATTTTTTTAGCATCGGCTTTCCGTTTTCGATTTTTAAATACTCATTTTTCGGAAACGAGCTGTCAACTTTCTGCGCAATACCCTCAAACCATGATCGAACATGGTAAATAAATGCCTTTCTTTCAATCGGTAAGCCAATCTGTTGGCCAAATTGATCAATCATTTTATAAAAATCGGGCCAACTAAGAAGCTGAGCTCGATAATCAGAAAATTGGTCGCTTCCTTCAATGCAGGTGTCCCCAGATTTCAATCCAAGCATAAGTTGATAAAATATGCATAGCTCAAAATATTGCCGGTTAACCTTTGCGGGTTTCTCATTTTTCAGAACTTGGCCAAAAGCAGCTTTCTGCCAGCGTTCTGGCACCCAAGATAAATTCGGTATGGCTACATCCTCGCTGATCTCAATAACGGCCTTTTTGCTTGTTCTGTGGTCCTTTATGAAGTCAATGGCTTCAATCAAGGATTTATCTTGGTTTGATGAAATCAGTTTAACTGAATTGATTATATCAAACAGAGCAACACGATTAGATGCATGAAACCTCCAGAGAAACGGGAAATAGTTTTTACCGGCATATATAGCATGCTCCTCGCAGTCCTTTATCAGCTTGTCTTTTCTATCTCCGATAATGGAATTAATCGCAATATCACGATCTTTTTCATTTTCGTATTCATTATGCGCAATCAAAATTTGATGTAACGTATCAACCAGCTTGTCTGTTCGATCCACGTTTTTTTTAATCCGTTTATCCAGGGCGTCTCGACCTTTTCCATGGACCTTATTAATTAATTGAAAGTAAACCCCCGGCTTTGCCGGGGGACCCACAAAAGTTTGACTTTTACGGGAAACTCTTTAAAAAGCCTCTCCATAGTGAACCGCCAAAGTTCTAAAAGGAGAGACTTTTATGAAGAGTGTATGTAGTTTAAGCCATAGTAAGTGGGAATGTAAATACCATATAACGTGGATTCCAAAATATCGAAAGAAACAGCTATTCGGGGAACTTCGTCAGTACCTTGGGGTAGTTTTGAGGGATTTGGCAAAAGATAGAGAAAGTGAGATTTTGGAAGGACATTTATTGCCGGACCATGTGCATATCCTTATTGCAATACCGCCAAAGTATTCAGTAGCTCAAGTGGTGGGCTACATCAAAGGTAAAAGTGCTATATCCATAGCACGCAATTATATGGGACGTCGTCGGAATTTCACCGGACAAAAATTTTGGGCAAGAGGGTATCACGTTTCCACAGTGGGACGTGATGAGGAAGTTATTCGAGCCTACATACAAAATCAGGAGAAAGAAGACAGGCGCTTGGAACAATTAGATTTGTTCAGCCAAGTCCGGTAACCGTATGCCGCCTTTGAGGCGGCCAATAATTTACCCGCTTTGAGCGGTTCACATTTTTCAAGCCTCCGGCTTTGCCGGAGGTTGGTGACTTGTTTGATAAACATTTCGCCCAGGTCATCGAGACTGACCGCCTTTTGGACCGTGATGAGTGTAATCGCCAATGCGTATTTCTTGTAAAGCTTGAGGTCTTCCATTTCTGCAGCCTTCATGCTTTTGGCTTCAGATGAAAATTTCTTTATCTTTACATCCGGTATGAGATTTAGAGCATTGAGACCGGTGACATATTGATCAATCCACGTATTATATTCAATCCGCTCTTTCAAATTTTGACGAGTTAAATTTTTAGGCTCGGATTTAACGGCTTGCCAAGGGCTTATTTGCTGATCCTCCTCAACAACAAAAAGCCGATCCAGGTTTTTTTTATCTTTTTTTGTAAGCTTGCGTGTGATTTGCCGGTATAGTTTTTCATTAACATTGGCCCTTCCTTCATACGCAAATCGGCGTAGGGCGCTAAACGCTGGAAATTCATGTTTATGGCGAACCAGCTCCTCGATGGCAATGTTGATGATATCTGCCAAATCCTCTTGGGGGTTTTCACACAAAACCGCCAAATTTCCTCGGACCCTCTTAAAACCCTTGTCAATAGAGCCTTTCAAGGCCAAAATCAATTTTAAAAATCGCTAATACCAATTCTATAAATCATTGAATATTAAGAAGAATTTGGTTTTCAAAAAATCGCATTTTTAGAAAAAAGATGAAATCATAGTATCCATGCCGGTTTTAGTGTAATCCCGTTTCAATTTGGAAACTTTTGTCCCGGAAGTATTGGAGTTTGACAATCAATGGAACGAAAAGTTACGCTGGGTTATACCTTATTATATAGGGGAGCGATCAATACCTCACCGCAAAGCTCGCACTTTCCCGGTACCGGGCCACCCGCTTGTCATACATCTGGGTGGTCTTGATCTGGGCATGGGCAACCGTTTTCTGTACCGCCTCAATGGGGCAATTGTTCTCCAG encodes the following:
- a CDS encoding Tn3 family transposase → MDRTDKLVDTLHQILIAHNEYENEKDRDIAINSIIGDRKDKLIKDCEEHAIYAGKNYFPFLWRFHASNRVALFDIINSVKLISSNQDKSLIEAIDFIKDHRTSKKAVIEISEDVAIPNLSWVPERWQKAAFGQVLKNEKPAKVNRQYFELCIFYQLMLGLKSGDTCIEGSDQFSDYRAQLLSWPDFYKMIDQFGQQIGLPIERKAFIYHVRSWFEGIAQKVDSSFPKNEYLKIENGKPMLKKSPKASTIQGLKRLESIIAERLEPVTILDVLNDTRKWLNWDKCLGPISGFESKLKEPFKNYIVAMFCYGCNLGVTQTSRSIKDFSRYQIAWVNQRHITEEKLNDAIVKVINAYDKFDLPKIWGSGKSASVDGKLWDLYEANLFAEHHIRYGGYGGIGYYHVSDQYITLFSRFIPCGVHEAIHILDGLLENESDIQPDTIHGDTHAQSETVFGLSYLLGIKMMPRIRNWKHLTFYKSRKETIYKHIEDLFSDRIDWDLIEKYLPDMLRVALSIKAGRISASSILRRLGTYSRKNKLYKAFRELGRVVRTAFLLDYLNDKELREIIQAATCKSESFNKFANWILFGEGGLITENNRDEQRKIIKYNHFVANCLSFHNVVNLTKIINDLVDEGYPINQEVVGGLSSYMTAHFNRFGDFRLNFDEDVRELVHDIHIPEFVD
- the tnpA gene encoding IS200/IS605 family transposase encodes the protein MKSVCSLSHSKWECKYHITWIPKYRKKQLFGELRQYLGVVLRDLAKDRESEILEGHLLPDHVHILIAIPPKYSVAQVVGYIKGKSAISIARNYMGRRRNFTGQKFWARGYHVSTVGRDEEVIRAYIQNQEKEDRRLEQLDLFSQVR